DNA from Marinagarivorans cellulosilyticus:
TTTGTCCACTGACGCAGCCGGTACATACACACCTGCCTACGAGGTACTGACAGAAAAATCGTTTGTGAATGCAGTTGTGGGCTTGCTAGCAACCGGCGGCTCGACCAACCACACCATGCACCTTGTGGCTATGGCCCGTGCAGCTGGCGTGATTTTAACGTGGGAAGATATGGACGAGCTTTCTCGTGCAGTGCCTTTGTTGGCGCGTATTTACCCCAACGGTGAAGCGGATGTGAACCACTTTCACCAAGCTGGTGGCATGGCGTATCTCGTCAAAGAATTACGTTTAGCCGGCTTGCTCAATGAAGATGTGAAAAACATCATGGGGTCCGGTTTAGATAGCTATGAAATGCAACCTAAGCTCGATGACAAGGGCAATGCGGTATGGCAAGACAAAGCCGGTGAGTCTAAAGACCCACTAATTTTACGCACCGCTGCTGATCCCTTTGATGCAGAAGGTGGGCTGCGCTTGTTGGCTGGCAACCTTGGCCAAGCCGTGATTAAGATTTCTGCGGTAGCACCTGAATTTCGAGTATTAGAAGCGCCGTGTATTGTTTTTGAAGACCAAAACGACCTGATTGAGGCGTTCAAGCGTGGCGAGTTAAACCGCGACTTTATCGCTGTTGTTCGCTTCCAAGGCCCGCGGGCTAATGGTATGCCAGAGCTGCATAAAATGACGCCGCCATTAGGGTTGTTGCAAGACCGGGGCTTTAAGGTGGCACTGGTGACCGATGGCCGCATGTCGGGCGCTTCGGGTAAGGTGCCGTCGGCAATTCACATGTCGCCAGAAGCTTTAAACGGTGGTTTGTTGGCCAAAGTGCAAACGGGCGATGTTATTTACTTTGATGCCGAACAAGGCATTGTAGAGCTAAAAGTAAGCGAGCAAGAGCTTGCGACGCGCACAGATGCTACTCAACCTGCGCAAACGCACGATTTGGGGCGCAACTTATTTGGTGGCTTCCGCAGTTTGGCTGATCGTTCACAAGACGGCGCGAGCGTATTTAACCAGTCTATTGATTTTGAATAAACGTTTTAAAAGGGCAAAATAATGAGTATTACAAAAGAGTTCTTGGCACCGATAGGTGTAATGCCTGTGATTGTATTGGACGCCGTTGAAGATGCCGTTCCCGTTGCGAAAGCTTTACAAAAAGGCGGCATTACCTCGGTTGAAATTACCTTGCGTACCCCTGTTGCCTTGGATTGCATCAAAGCCGTTAAAGATGCGTGCCCAGATATCATCGTAGGCGTAGGGACTATCGTAACGCAGCAGAATATTGAGCAAGTCGCAGCGATTGGTGTCGACTTTGCTGTATCGCCAGGCATGACCGAAGGCTTGGTGAAAAAGTCGCAAGACTGCGGCGTTAATTTATTGCCTGGCGTTGCCACTTGTTCTGAAGTGATTCAGGGCATGGAGCTTGGTTTAAGCTGCTTTAAACTATTCCCTGCAACAGCCGTAGGCGGGTTACCGTTGCTTAAATCGATAAACGGCCCATTGCCACAGGCGACCTTCTGCCCAACTGGCGGTTTAACCATCGATGACTTTACCGACTTTTTAGCATTGCCTAACGTGGCTTGTGTGGGCGGTTCATGGTTGGTGCCCAAAGGCCTTGTTGCCGCTAAAGATTGGCAAGGCATTACCGACATCGCCGCTAAAACCATGGCAAAAATTGGTTAATCAATACGAAGCTTTAGCGTATTGATTCCAAAAGGTCGCCAGTAGGCGGCCTTTTTTTTCGGCTGTGTTTTTTGATCTACACTTATTGGGTGATACCTCCTTGCTGGAGAGGCGGACTTTGAGCCGATACGGAATAAGTGAATGATGCTAGGTCTTGATGTACTCATAGCGGTTGTTATTGGCGCTCTTGTCGGCACCTTGGTAGCCTATGTGGCTTCAACTCTCGTGCGCAGGCGCGCTCAAAAGCACAGTAATTTGATTGCGTTGATTGCTAGGGTTCAATCACGCTTTTTAAATAATGGTGATGCTAAAACGGCCTTTTATCAGTTGCTTGAAGAGATGGTTGCAATGACCGCCAGCGACTATGGCTACATTGCCGAGGTTCGCCATGACGATTACGGTCAGCCCTACCTAAGAACAAGAGCGCTATGGGATACTTCCTGGTCGCCAGATACCCGAGAGCTTTACCGCGACCAAGACCTTGGTGGCGGTATGGAATTTCACGATATTCAAAATATTCTAGCGTCCGTATTAGTCATAGGTGAAACCGTTTTTATTAACGATGTTGAAGCTTATAGCCAAAAGGCATGCGACTACGAAATTCGCCCTATGCATACCTTTGTTGGCTTGCCGGTTTATGTTGAGCAACGCTTGGTGGCCGTCGTGGGGTTGGCGAACCGCCCAACGGGTTACGATTTGGCGCAAGAACAAGAGGTGACACCTTTATTAGCGACTGTTGGCCAGATATTAGACAACTGCATTATTAGCGCGCAAAAGCGCCGAGTTGAATCACAGTTCGAAACGACAAAAGCGCTAGTTGATGGCAGTAACGATGCCATTGTTTTGTCGAGTAACGGTGTGTTTATCGATTGTAATCCAGCAACGCAAGCGCTGTTCCAGTGCACTAAAGAGCAGTTTTTGGGTAAAAGCTTGCGCGATTTTTCTCCCGAGAAGCAAGACGATGGCAGTGATTCCCACACTAAAGCGCTGGCTTATAGCCGAATGGTGGAAGGTGGCGAGCCGCAACGTTTTTTATGGCAATACAAAAAAGCAAGCGGCGAGCTATTTACCGCAGAAGTATCGCTGAGCAGTATTAATGATGATGGCCACAAAATTTTTGCTGCGGTGCTAAGGGATGTGACCGAGCAAGAGCGCTACCAACGCCAAATTAAAGAACAAAAAGCACAGCTTGAGTTAGTGTTGGAGGGAACCTCTGCAGGTATTTGGGATTGGAACTTAAAAACGCAAGAGATAACCTTTAACGAGCGTTGGGCCAATATTATTGGTTACACCTTGGCAGAGCTGGAGCCCATAAGCTTAGAAACTTGGAAGCACGCCTGCCACCCTGATGATTTTGCAGCGTCGTCTAGCGCGTTACATGATTGCTTGAGTGGTAAAACAGACAGTTATATTTTTGAAACGCGCATGCGGCATAAAAATGGTTCTTGGATTTGGGTGCTTGATACCGGCAAGGTGGTAGCAAAGGACGAACAAGGAAACCCTGTTCGCATGGTGGGCACTCATATTGATATTGACCTAGTTAAGCGCTCGGAAGAGCGTGCGGCAGCGGCAAATTTACAACTCAAAAATTTTTTCAATTTGTCACAAGATTATATGTGCGTGGCAAATGTGAGTGGCCATTTTGAAAAGGTTAATCAAAAATTTGTTAATGAGTTGGGTTATTTAGAAAGCGAACTTTTGCAGCAGCCTTTCTTTAACTTTATTCACCCTGATGATTACGACAATACGATGGATGAGTTGCTGTCGCTGTCTGATGGGCACTCCTCTGTAGGTTTTCGTAATCGATTTCGCAAGCATGAGGGCGATTACATTACGTTGCAATGGAACCTTACGCCAGATCCAAGCAACGGAAAAATTTATGCAACAGCCTTTGACGTTACCGAGAAAGACAAAGCCGAGCAAGAATTACGCATGTTATCGCGAATTGCTAAAGAGGTACGCACCGGTGTCGTCGTTACCGATGATCAAGGAAGAATTACGTGGGCTAATGAGGCATTTGAAGGAATTTCCGGCTATTGCTTGGATGAATTTATTGGTAAAAAGCCTAAAGATTTCTTGCACGGGGTTGAAACAGATGAAAAAACAATACGGGAAATGCGTGCTGCAATAGCAGAAAAACGCGATTTTCGTGTGGAGGTGGCAAATTACCATAAAGACGGCAGTATCTATTGGGTTGATATCGACTGTAGCCCGATGTTAGGTAGTGGCGGTGAGTTACAAGGTTTTATGGCGATTGAAACCGATATTACCGAGCAAAAAAATAATGCTCTTGAGCTCGAGCGGCAACAGATGCTTTTAGAGCAAATGAGCGAGATCGGTAATATTGGCGCATGGGAGGTTGACTTACTCACAAAAGAAATTTATTGGTCTTCTTTTACGCGTAACATACACCAAGTCGATGAATCCTTTAAGCCGACACTAGATAAAGCTATTAATTTTTATAAAGAGGGGGATAGTAGAAATAAAATTACAAGTGTTGTGAATAAAGCAATAGAGACTGGTGAGGCCTGGGCGCTTGAGGTTCAATTAATTACTGCGCAAGGGCGCGAACTTTGGGTTTCAACCACAGGAAAAGCCATTTTTTCAAATGGACGTTGCGTTAAACTAATGGGTTCGTTTCAAGATATCGACGAGAGAAAGCGCCATCAAATCACGTATCAAAAATCTGTATTACATAGCCAAGCGCTGGCGAGTTTAACTTTGCGCGACGAGGTATTACATGGCGACTTAGTTGCTGCGGCACCGGCAATATTAGTGAGTGCTTCTGATGCTTTACAGGCTTGTCGTGTAAGTATTTGGCTATTTGACGATGACTGTGGGCAGCTAGAGTGCGTGTCGTTATACGAGTCGGAACCGAAAAGATTTACATCTGGTGCTGTGTTGGCTAAGGCCGACTACCCCGAATATTTTAATTACCTGTTTACCCATTCAATATTAAGCGCTGGCGATGCTAATACTCACCCTGGTTCTTATGAATTTAGCGAAGGCTATCTTAAACCATTGGGTATTGTCTCTATGCTAGATGGCGTTATATCGGGTGGGGGCAGCTTTGTTGGCGTTGTGTGTGTTGAGCATACGCAGTCACGGCGCGACTGGAGTGCGGCAGAAGAAACATTTGTTGGCACTATTGCAACGATTGTGAGTAGTGTAGTTGATCGAGAAAAACGCCGAAAAACCGAGCAAGTATTGATAACGGCAATTGAAGAAGCTAATGCAGCGGCTCAAGCTAAAAGTGATTTTCTAGCCAGTATGAGTCACGAAATAAGAACACCCATGAATGGGGTGTTAGGTATGTTGGGCTTAGTGCTTAAAACGGAATTAAATGCCGATCAATATCGAAAAATTAATATTGCACAAAATAGTGCACAGTCGTTATTAACCATTATTAACGATATATTAGATTTCTCCAAAATTGATGCCGGTAAACTGGAAATGGAGTTGTTGGCATTTGATTTAATTGGATTGTTGGCTGAAGTATCCGAAACTATGGCGTTTCGGGCGGAAGAGCAACAGTTAGAATTGATACTAGATGTGACGGGGGTTGCTCAACCACACGTGCTTGGTGATCCTGGGCGTTTGCGACAAATATTCATGAATTTGATCAGTAATGCGCTTAAGTTTACTCATCAGGGCGAGGTTGTTATTTCGGCCGAAACGACGGATAACGAGGATGGCCGCTTGTGCTTTGTTGGTCATGTTACCGATACGGGTATCGGTATTTCGCCAGAAAAACAAGCTGATTTATTTGATGCTTTTACGCAGGTTGATGCTTCAAATACTCGGCAGTATGGTGGCACAGGTTTAGGTTTGTCGATTGTAAAAAAATTGTGCGAAGCTATGGATGGTGAGGTATGGGTAGAAAGTAATCTTGGTCAAGGCAGTTGCTTTAGCTTTAAAATATTTTTGCAAAAAGATACCTCGCCCGAATTGGCACTGCCAAAAATAGACTTAAATCATCGAAAAGTACTTGTGGTTGATGACAATGCTACCAATCGAGAAATTGTAGCGGAGCAATTAGCACAATGGAATATCGACGTGTATTTGGCTTGCGGTGCTAATGAAGCAGTCGCTTTGTGCTCGGCGCATATTGAAAGCGGTTTATTTGACATCGCGTTATTAGATATGCAAATGCCGGGCATTGATGGCGCCACATTAGGGAAAACACTTAAAAGCGACCCACGTTACCGGCAGATGCCGCTGATAATGATGACATCTCAAGCGCAGCGGGGGGATGCGGCTGAATTTGCTGCGCTTGGTTTTGCTGGTTATTTTCCTAAACCCGTTAGCCCTCAAGTACTCTTGAATGCGATTAAGGTAATTTTAGAGGGATCGGTGTTAGAGTATGCTGCTCCGCTAGTCACCCGCCACTTTTTAGATAATTTAGAGCAGCCAGAAATACCTCTTCTTTCACCGACAGATTGGCCATTAAATGCGAGAATTCTATTGGTTGAGGATCATAGTATTAACAGAGAGGTTGCTATTAATCTGTTGGAAGACATAGGGCTAACTGCCGATGTTGCGGTCGATGGTAAAGAGGCTATATCAACTCTAATTCAGGCTCCTGCGGCTTACCCGTATCAGCTGGTGCTCATGGACTGCCAAATGCCGGTAATGGATGGGTTTGCCGCGACCAAGGCTATTCGCCAAGGCGAGGCGGGCGATACCAATCGTAATATAACGATTATTGCGATGACAGCGAACGCATTAAAAGGTGATAAAGAGCGCTGCCTTGATGCCGGCATGAATGATTACCTTCCTAAGCCTATCGATGTAGAGAAGCTTGAAAGCACTTTAAAACAATGGTTATTAGCGGTGGGGAATACACCCAAAGCAACCATAAGCGACGTTAACGATAAGGCTTCTGTGAGAGATGCGCCGGCCAGTAATACTTTTGCAAGCAATACTTTTGAGAGTACTACTTCTTCCAGTAATACCTCTTCCAGCAATACCTCAGCAGGTGCGCCGGCGCTAAATTCGCAATTATTGAGGCCTTTTTCTGGTCCTGCGTCGCACTTTTCGACACAAAGTTGCGAGTTGGGGGAAGATAACGTAAGCGACGATGCGCGAGCAGTGCCCTTATCTAATATGGAGCAAAAGCTTGAAGACTTAGAAGCTGCAATCTGGGATTTAGCGGGTGCCTTAAAGCGTGTGCGCGGTCGCCCAGAACGCTTGTTATCATTGATTCAGTCTTATTCAGAGCAAAGCCCAGAGATTATTAGCGACCTCTACCAAAAAATAGAGTCCAATGAGCTGGCCGAGGCTGCCGCGCTGTGCCATACGTTGCGCGGGGTAGCAGGTAATTTGGGAGGAACCCAACTAATAGCCATGGCAGAGCACTTAGAAGCCAGCTGTAACCAGCAAGACCATGATGAGGCCGAGCGGCTGGTGGGCGAGCTATTGGTTAGCAATAATGATTTTTTAACGGCTATTCAGGGTTACCGACATTAGTAGGTGTTTCGCGGTATACCTTTGCTTATCCTCCGGCTAAAATGGCGGCCGCTGTGAAGCAGCGGTTATAGAGCACTGCTTCACTCCATCTTGATTCTTAGCAATAGATTGTTGTCTGTATGGCCCACGATTACGCAAAAAAGCCGCGCGCAAATGCTAAAACGGCGCCCAAAGCTAAAGCCGCAAGAACAACGAAAAGAGCGCGCCGCGCCCCTGAGCCGCCGGCTAAATCGATACCGGGCTGGTTGTGGCTACTGGTAGGCTTGGCGATGGGAGCATTTGTTATGTTCTTGGTGCGATTGGCCGATGTAGACACGGCTGAATCTACCGCTGCGCCTACTCCTGTGGTTGCGCCAGCTGTTAAAGCTGCGCCAGAAAAAACAACGCGTACAGCGCCGGCCAAGACGGCAGCAAAACCCCAAACACCGGCACCTAAGGCTGAGCCGCAAAAACCGCGCTTCGATTTTTATCATATGCTAAAAGAAAATGAAGTTCCGGTTGCAGCCCCCAGTGGCGATACCGCGCAGGCAAAAGCAAAGCCCGAACGCATTTTTATTTTGCAGGTAGCCTCGTTTAAAAAACCAGAAGATGCAGAACAACTGAAAGTGGAGTTGCTGCTGTTAAATTTAGAAGCGCGAACAGAGGAGGTGAAGGTGCGTAACGGAGAGACTTGGCACCGAGTGCTTGCAGGGCCATTTAAAACACGCTCTCAGCTGGCGAAAGCGCGCAGTACGTTAATTTCCAATGGACACCAAGCTTTAGTGATGGAGTACAAAGGGCCTAAATAGTTGGCTTAGCGGCTTTTAACCGCAACGGTAAAAGTGAGCGTGCTTTTACTTTTTGGGGCAAGAGTAATGTTCCATGCTGCGCTATTTGCCGATTCCTTTGTATATGGGCTAGAGCTTTGTTTTATCGTCCATTGACCATCGAGGTGCTCTACCATTTTTACAGTTGCCGAGGTATTTTTGGCGTTGTTAAAGGTGATTTGATAGCTGCTTTCAAATTCAAAATTCTTGTTGTTGTCATTAATGATTTTGTAATCGAGTAGTTTTCGCTCGGCAGAGACATCAAAGCTTTTGCCCAGTGTTAGTACAATATCTTCGTTTTCTGCTGTGTGATCAAGGCTATCTTCGCCAACAAATTGCGCATTACCTTGGCTGTCTTGTTGGTAAACCCGCACAATCCCTTTCGGTAGAGCTATTCCTAAGTTAGATTTTTTATCATTTTTTAAGAGAAGCTGCACAGTGGGCTTTAATTTTTGGGTTTCTTCGCTAGTGATGTTATAGCGGTTGATGGGGCTCGCGCTGAACACTAATTGCTGCTGGCTTGTTACATTGGCAGCTGTAAATAACGAAACTTGTTTAGTTTGTGCGTTGGCTAGGTTTGTTTGACGGGGCAAGCTATAGAGCTTAAATTCCATCAAGTCTTCGGTACTTGGGCTTTCTGCCATTATCATGCTAGATTTGGCCATCATCATGTCCATGCGCTTTGGGTGTTCGTGTACTTGGTTTATTTCCCCTGCAACTAATTGGATTTTTGCATTGCGGTATTGTGTATTGCTGTTGTTGCTTAGTGTTACCCAGCTGGCCAAATCGAGGCTGTTATCTTCTTTTAATTGGGCCACATAATCGGCATGCCACGATAAGCCGTTAGTGAGGTAGCTCAGCTCGTAAGTGTCTTTACCGCGACGGGTATTTTTAACTGTGGTGGTTAATGTTGGTTGTGCGCGTAAATTATTTGGTAATGCTGGAAATATAAAATGGCCGCTAGGGTTGGTTTCAATTTTTCCATCCACCTCTACAATCACGCCGTTATTGGTCGACAACACTTTGGCATTTTGTAATGGCAGGGCAGTATTTGTGCTGTTGTCTATGCGCTGTAGCTGAATTGTTTTACCTTGGTATTTTTCAAGCAGTTTTTGTGGCGTTAGCAAGTCGTAGTCAAAGTTTTGCTCTAGTACTTTAAGTGTATTTGCGTTTGTTGTGCTGCGTAAAAGGGCCGTTTGAGGTTTGATTTGGCCGCTAACACCAATAAATTCAACATCGTGCTCGCCTTTGGGAATAGTAACTTGGCGCTGATCTTTAATCAGTGCCAAGTTACTATTGTAAATCGTTATAGCTAAGCCCGATTGGTCTTCAAGTGTAGATACAACGGTATCGGCAATAGCGGTGGGGAAATACAGGCTGCTTGTAAAAAATACTAGCGAGCTTGCAAGCGTTGCAGGCTTTAACAAGGAGGCAAACTTATCGTGTGTTCTACAGCGTAAAGGCATATCAACTCCAAGTGGTCAGTAGTGGTGAGCGGTGAGTAATAACAACCGTCAATCGAGCCTTAAGATAGCGCGCTGTAATGTAAGTTCAAGTATTGATACTTAGGAGCTTTGAGAGCTTGGAGAGAGTATTAAACAAAGGTTGGCTTTGCCCTGCAGTATAAGGTTTTTGGCTTATACCGCAGGGATTAAACAAAAAAATAATACTACGGGGCGCTGTTATTATTGAGTGCATTGAGTTTCTGGCTAGCCCAAGTACAGTTAGGGTCCAATGCTAGGGCTTGTTTATACGCGCTGCGCGCTTTGTCTGTTTGCTGCTCTTGCTCAAGTACTTGGCCTAGCCAAATATAAGTTTCAACCTCGCCCCATACAACTTGCGCGTCCATTGAGGAGGCTTGATAGTGGTTAAGCGCTTCTTCTAGTAAGGTTCTGGCTTTCTCTGTGCCACCGCCATAGGCGGGCGGTGTGTAAAATGCGTTGATGCCTTCAATTAATAGCGCGCGTGGTCTGGCGTTTATGTCTTCTTTTGCTTCTGCTAAGGTTTGCTGCAGCTGCGGGTAAAGAGTGCTGGCGCTTTTGGGGTCGGCGCCCATCATTAGCCCCCAAATGGCGGCTTTTAATACGTCAGCTTCTGGGTCATTCAGTGGTTTTAATTCGGCTAATGCTAGGTCTAGGTTTGCGAGTACGGCGCTTTTGTCGGGGTTTGGTATGTCGATTTGGGCCAAACGGTAATATGCATAAGCTTTATTATAGCCAGTACTGCTGTCGGCTAGCGCGTTTAGTTGTGATGCATTGTACTGATAAGTGGCGTTTGTGATGGCTTGCTCTACTTTATTAGAGTGCTCAAGTGCAAATGCCTGTGTGCTAAGTGAGAGCGCCAAGGCTAGAGCTGTTAGTGGCGCTTTTATTGTGCGTGGTAGATGAAATAGCGCATTGTGAGTCATAACGTGTTCCTTTGAGTGATTAATGTTAGGTCGTGGGGGTATTGTCCTGCGCTTGGCTGTGGAGCACTACTGTCGAATGTCACAACTTAAGATGACATTTGTCATGCTTTTTAAACATTAAGAAATAACCTATTCCCATTGCTGGAGATATTTACAATGGCTAATTTAAAAACCTTAAGCGCGCCTTTACTGATGGCTTGCTTGAGTATTGCGTGTTCTGCGCAAGCCGAAAAAGCTGAAAATAATTATAAAAAATACTGCGCAAGCTGCCACGGCGGTGAATTACAAGGCGGCTTGGGTAGCTCCTTGGTTGATAATGAATGGAAATATGGCGCCAGTGATGCCGATATTGCACGGGTTATTGAAAAAGGTATTGCAGATAAGGGCATGCCAGCATGGGAGAAAACATTAACGCAGGATGATATTCGCGCACTGATTATTTATATTCGTGAGGAAGGTGCTAGCGCTAAAGTTGATGCCCAACTTAAAAGTGTGCAGCCGCAAGGGGGGATATTCTCAACGCGCCACCATAAATTTAAGTTAGAAAAAGTTATTGATGGCTTTGGTGTTTTATGGGGCTTAGAGTTTTTATCGGATGGATCTTTTTTGTTGTCTGAACGCGATGGCAAATTATGGCAAGTTAAAGGGAAGCAAAAAACCGAAATTACAGGCATACCAAAAGTTTGGGCAAAAACACAAGGTGGCTTGTTGGATATTGCGATAAAAGAGCCGAGCAGTGAAAACCCCTGGGTGTATTTAAGTTATAGCCAGCCTAGTGCTAAAGGGGCGATGACGGCCATTGTTCGCGGTAAAATAAAAAAGCATCAGTTTGTCGATTCACAAATAATTTACCAAGCGGCGCAAGAGTTTCATACCGATAAGGGCTACCACTTCGGTTCGCGTATTGTCTTAGATGGCGGCTATATCTTTTTCAGTGTGGGCGATAGAGGTGATAGGCAGCAAGCGCAGGATTTAAGCCGCCCCAACGGAAAAATTCACCGTTTACATGACGACGGACGAATGCCTACCGACAACCCTTTTGTGAACACGCCTAATGCTGTTAAAAGTATTTGGTCTTATGGTTCGCGCAATCCGCAAGGCATGGTAATGAGCCACGATGGCTTACTTTGGGAGGCAGAGCACGGTCCGCGCGGTGGCGATGAAGTGAATATTATTGAAAAGGGCGTAAATTATGGCTGGCCATTAATTAGCTACGGTATGAATTACGACGGTACAGCGGTAACCAATAAAACAAGTGCCCCAGGTATGGCGCAGCCGAAGCACTATTGGGTACCTTCTATTGCCGTGACGGCTATTGATGAGTATACCGGCAGTGCCTTTGCGCGCTGGGCTAACCATCTTTTAGTGGGAAGCTTGGCAAGGCAGGAGGTTCAGTTGCTCGAAGTGAAAGGCGGCGAGGTAATTAGTACCGAGTTATTACTCAAAAACCAAGGGCGTATACGCGATTTAGTGGTTGGCCCAGAGGGCTTTATATATTTGGCAATGAACCCCGACAACCAAAAAGGTAGCGGTGTTTATCGCCTGGTTCCCGTAACTTCAATGTAAGAAATTTATGACTTCAGTAAAAAAGGCACTTGCGCCTATTCCTGCATTATTGGCAATAACCTTGGCTGAATGGGGAGGCTTGCAGCCGGTTTCGGCGAGTGAATATTTGGAGACCGTCGTGGTAACAGCGCAGCGCGATGAAACAGCGTTACGCGATGTTACCCAATCGGCGACGGTGATCGATAGCGAAGCATTAAAGCGTATAAATGCTGACCATATGCACCAGCTATTTCAGCAGGCTTCAGGCACTTGGGTGAGTCGTGGTAGTGGTCAAGAGCACTTAACGGCCATTCGCTCGCCAGTGTTTACCGGCGCTGGCGCTTGCGGGGCTTTTCAAATGAGCCAAGATGGTGTGCCCTTAAGGGCGGCTGGGTTTTGTAATGTTAATCAATTATTTGATAGCCATTACGAGGCGGCGCAAAGTGTGGAGGTGCAGCGCGGGCCTAAGTCTGCCCTTTATGGTAGCAATGCTTTGTTTGGCGCGATTGATATTCATTTGCCTCGCGCATTGGCGGTGACTGATACCTCTGTTGCTTTAGATGCTTCTAGCCAAGATTTTTATCGGCTAAATGTTGCTAGCCCTTTTGCGCATTCGCCAGAGCAAGGCTGGCTAGCGATGGCGACAATCACGGATAATACCGACGAGCGTGAAAGTGCAGGTTACCAGCAGCAAAAAATTAGCCTTAATTATCAGGCTGATGGGAAACGTATTCAAAGAAATTCTAGCCTGCAGTTTACCCACTTGGACCAGCAAACGGCAGGTTATATCGTTGGCGAAAACGCTTACAAAGATGACACGCTACGTTTGGAAAACCCAAACCCTGAGGCATACCGCAAATCGCTGGCGGTCCGCGCTTACGATCACTGGCAGTGGCGACGCAATGCAATTGATTGGTCGGTAAAGCCTTATTTTCGCTACACGGA
Protein-coding regions in this window:
- a CDS encoding PAS domain S-box protein, which translates into the protein MMLGLDVLIAVVIGALVGTLVAYVASTLVRRRAQKHSNLIALIARVQSRFLNNGDAKTAFYQLLEEMVAMTASDYGYIAEVRHDDYGQPYLRTRALWDTSWSPDTRELYRDQDLGGGMEFHDIQNILASVLVIGETVFINDVEAYSQKACDYEIRPMHTFVGLPVYVEQRLVAVVGLANRPTGYDLAQEQEVTPLLATVGQILDNCIISAQKRRVESQFETTKALVDGSNDAIVLSSNGVFIDCNPATQALFQCTKEQFLGKSLRDFSPEKQDDGSDSHTKALAYSRMVEGGEPQRFLWQYKKASGELFTAEVSLSSINDDGHKIFAAVLRDVTEQERYQRQIKEQKAQLELVLEGTSAGIWDWNLKTQEITFNERWANIIGYTLAELEPISLETWKHACHPDDFAASSSALHDCLSGKTDSYIFETRMRHKNGSWIWVLDTGKVVAKDEQGNPVRMVGTHIDIDLVKRSEERAAAANLQLKNFFNLSQDYMCVANVSGHFEKVNQKFVNELGYLESELLQQPFFNFIHPDDYDNTMDELLSLSDGHSSVGFRNRFRKHEGDYITLQWNLTPDPSNGKIYATAFDVTEKDKAEQELRMLSRIAKEVRTGVVVTDDQGRITWANEAFEGISGYCLDEFIGKKPKDFLHGVETDEKTIREMRAAIAEKRDFRVEVANYHKDGSIYWVDIDCSPMLGSGGELQGFMAIETDITEQKNNALELERQQMLLEQMSEIGNIGAWEVDLLTKEIYWSSFTRNIHQVDESFKPTLDKAINFYKEGDSRNKITSVVNKAIETGEAWALEVQLITAQGRELWVSTTGKAIFSNGRCVKLMGSFQDIDERKRHQITYQKSVLHSQALASLTLRDEVLHGDLVAAAPAILVSASDALQACRVSIWLFDDDCGQLECVSLYESEPKRFTSGAVLAKADYPEYFNYLFTHSILSAGDANTHPGSYEFSEGYLKPLGIVSMLDGVISGGGSFVGVVCVEHTQSRRDWSAAEETFVGTIATIVSSVVDREKRRKTEQVLITAIEEANAAAQAKSDFLASMSHEIRTPMNGVLGMLGLVLKTELNADQYRKINIAQNSAQSLLTIINDILDFSKIDAGKLEMELLAFDLIGLLAEVSETMAFRAEEQQLELILDVTGVAQPHVLGDPGRLRQIFMNLISNALKFTHQGEVVISAETTDNEDGRLCFVGHVTDTGIGISPEKQADLFDAFTQVDASNTRQYGGTGLGLSIVKKLCEAMDGEVWVESNLGQGSCFSFKIFLQKDTSPELALPKIDLNHRKVLVVDDNATNREIVAEQLAQWNIDVYLACGANEAVALCSAHIESGLFDIALLDMQMPGIDGATLGKTLKSDPRYRQMPLIMMTSQAQRGDAAEFAALGFAGYFPKPVSPQVLLNAIKVILEGSVLEYAAPLVTRHFLDNLEQPEIPLLSPTDWPLNARILLVEDHSINREVAINLLEDIGLTADVAVDGKEAISTLIQAPAAYPYQLVLMDCQMPVMDGFAATKAIRQGEAGDTNRNITIIAMTANALKGDKERCLDAGMNDYLPKPIDVEKLESTLKQWLLAVGNTPKATISDVNDKASVRDAPASNTFASNTFESTTSSSNTSSSNTSAGAPALNSQLLRPFSGPASHFSTQSCELGEDNVSDDARAVPLSNMEQKLEDLEAAIWDLAGALKRVRGRPERLLSLIQSYSEQSPEIISDLYQKIESNELAEAAALCHTLRGVAGNLGGTQLIAMAEHLEASCNQQDHDEAERLVGELLVSNNDFLTAIQGYRH
- the edd gene encoding phosphogluconate dehydratase, whose product is MNSVIEAVTARIIERSAKTRQPYLAAMKRTMDEQPPKKRLSCGNLAHAYAACSTEDKNTIRLMQSANLSITTAYNDMLSAHQPYETYPNIIKEAARAMGSTAQIAGGVPAMCDGVTQGLAGMELSLFSREVVAMSAAVGLSHNMFDGNMFLGVCDKIVPGLVVAAATFGHLPAVFVPAGPMPSGIPNKEKAKVRQQFAAGDVGEERLLEVESKSYHSPGTCTFYGTANSNQMLVEMLGVQLPGSSFVPPNDGLRDALTRAAVERLILSTDAAGTYTPAYEVLTEKSFVNAVVGLLATGGSTNHTMHLVAMARAAGVILTWEDMDELSRAVPLLARIYPNGEADVNHFHQAGGMAYLVKELRLAGLLNEDVKNIMGSGLDSYEMQPKLDDKGNAVWQDKAGESKDPLILRTAADPFDAEGGLRLLAGNLGQAVIKISAVAPEFRVLEAPCIVFEDQNDLIEAFKRGELNRDFIAVVRFQGPRANGMPELHKMTPPLGLLQDRGFKVALVTDGRMSGASGKVPSAIHMSPEALNGGLLAKVQTGDVIYFDAEQGIVELKVSEQELATRTDATQPAQTHDLGRNLFGGFRSLADRSQDGASVFNQSIDFE
- the eda gene encoding bifunctional 4-hydroxy-2-oxoglutarate aldolase/2-dehydro-3-deoxy-phosphogluconate aldolase; this translates as MSITKEFLAPIGVMPVIVLDAVEDAVPVAKALQKGGITSVEITLRTPVALDCIKAVKDACPDIIVGVGTIVTQQNIEQVAAIGVDFAVSPGMTEGLVKKSQDCGVNLLPGVATCSEVIQGMELGLSCFKLFPATAVGGLPLLKSINGPLPQATFCPTGGLTIDDFTDFLALPNVACVGGSWLVPKGLVAAKDWQGITDIAAKTMAKIG
- a CDS encoding SPOR domain-containing protein is translated as MAHDYAKKPRANAKTAPKAKAARTTKRARRAPEPPAKSIPGWLWLLVGLAMGAFVMFLVRLADVDTAESTAAPTPVVAPAVKAAPEKTTRTAPAKTAAKPQTPAPKAEPQKPRFDFYHMLKENEVPVAAPSGDTAQAKAKPERIFILQVASFKKPEDAEQLKVELLLLNLEARTEEVKVRNGETWHRVLAGPFKTRSQLAKARSTLISNGHQALVMEYKGPK